One part of the Mesorhizobium sp. M4B.F.Ca.ET.058.02.1.1 genome encodes these proteins:
- the nhaA gene encoding Na+/H+ antiporter NhaA — translation MHDDRPKSILREFLDGEAAGGIILMVAAALALIVANSPLAQIYFAALHAYLGPLSVAHWINDGLMAVFFLLVGLEIKREMLDGQLSTWPRRVLPGIAAAGGMVVPALVYVAINRDNSAALSGWAIPTATDIAFALGVLSLLGNRVPASLKIFLTALAIIDDLGAVIIIALFYTSGLSLAYLGAAFAVIAVLVVLNRMRVMNLIPYLLLGAVLWVLVLKSGVHATLAGVALALTIPLERAAGISHDLEQSPLHRLEHGLHKLVPFLVIPIFGFANAGVSLAGLSMAALVEPLTLGVAAGLVLGKLVGVFGSSALAIRLGLADLPVNAGWLHMIGISLLCGIGFTMSLFIGLLAFASDVALQDAVKVGILAGSLVAALLGAAVLLAAPPAAGEADED, via the coding sequence ATGCACGACGACCGCCCGAAATCCATCCTGCGCGAATTCCTCGACGGCGAGGCGGCCGGCGGCATCATCCTGATGGTGGCGGCGGCACTTGCGTTGATCGTCGCCAACTCGCCGCTCGCCCAGATCTACTTCGCCGCCCTCCACGCCTATCTCGGGCCGCTCAGCGTCGCGCACTGGATCAATGACGGGCTGATGGCGGTGTTCTTCCTGCTGGTCGGCCTGGAGATCAAGCGCGAGATGCTGGACGGCCAGCTTTCGACCTGGCCGCGCCGCGTGCTGCCCGGCATTGCCGCCGCCGGCGGCATGGTGGTGCCGGCGCTGGTTTATGTCGCCATCAACAGGGATAATTCCGCCGCGCTGTCCGGCTGGGCGATCCCGACCGCCACCGACATCGCCTTCGCGCTCGGCGTGCTGTCGCTGCTCGGCAATCGCGTGCCGGCCTCGCTGAAGATATTCCTCACCGCGCTCGCCATCATCGACGATCTCGGCGCCGTCATCATCATCGCGCTGTTCTACACCAGCGGCCTGTCGCTCGCCTATCTCGGCGCCGCCTTCGCGGTCATCGCCGTGCTTGTCGTGCTCAACCGCATGCGGGTTATGAACCTGATCCCCTATCTCCTGCTCGGCGCCGTGCTTTGGGTGTTGGTGCTGAAATCGGGCGTGCACGCGACGCTTGCCGGCGTGGCGCTGGCGCTCACCATCCCGCTCGAGCGCGCCGCCGGCATCAGCCACGACCTCGAGCAGTCGCCGCTGCACCGGCTGGAGCACGGCCTGCACAAGCTCGTGCCCTTCCTCGTCATCCCGATCTTCGGCTTCGCCAATGCCGGCGTATCGCTTGCCGGCCTGAGCATGGCCGCCTTGGTCGAGCCGCTGACGCTGGGCGTCGCCGCCGGCCTGGTTCTCGGCAAGCTGGTCGGCGTGTTTGGCTCATCGGCGCTCGCCATCCGGCTCGGCCTTGCCGACCTGCCGGTCAATGCCGGTTGGCTGCACATGATCGGTATTTCGCTGCTCTGCGGCATCGGCTTCACCATGAGCCTGTTCATCGGCCTGCTCGCCTTTGCCAGCGATGTGGCGCTGCAGGACGCGGTCAAGGTCGGCATCCTCGCCGGTTCGCTGGTCGCCGCGCTGCTCGGCGCGGCAGTGCTGCTGGCCGCGCCGCCGGCTGCGGGTGAGGCGGACGAAGACTAG